The genome window CCGGCGCCTTCGGCGTCGCGCTCCTGGGGCGGCGGCGCTGGCTCACGACCTGGGTCGTGCTGTTCGGCCTGCTGTCGCTGGTCGGCCTGGTGGATTTCTGGTTGTGGGAGTACGACTACGGGCACAACCTGGACACGTCGACGGCCGCCATCGTGGTGCCCGGCATGTCCTACCAGCCGCCCCTCATTGGATCGAAGCAACTGCTCAACTTCAAAGCCCACTCCTGGCCGGGAGTGGGCGGTTGGGCGGCCTTCGCTGCATTGGGGCTTGGCATGGTGGCGTGGGGGCTCGATCGGCCGAAGCGCCGCCGGAAATTCAGCGCCAAACCGTCCGCCGGTGCGGCCCTCGGCGCCCTGGCCCTGCCCCTGCTCCTCGTGGCCGGCTGCACGCCGGAACCCGAGCCCTTCCATCTCGGCCAGGACGAGGGTGCCTACTGCCGGATGACCATTGACGATGCCCGGTTCGCCTCGCAGATCGTCATGAAAACCGGACGGGTATACAAATTCGACTCCATCGAATGCCTGTCCCGCTACCTGGCCGAACAGGTCCAGGATGAAACCGACGTGCATTCCGTCTGGGTGTCCGACGCCGCCGAGCCCGGCCAGCTGGTGAACGTCACCGAGGCCGTCTTCGTGCAGCACGAACGACTCCGCTCGCCCATGGGCGGGGGATGGGCCGCGTTCGCATCGGTGGCCTCGGCGCAGGAAACCGTCCCGGACATCGATCCCGACGCGGACGTGCACACCTGGTTGTCCATGCGCCGCGTGAGCCACGCATCACTCGGAACGAGACCGTCGGGTATGTAATCATGTTTGTACGGGTGATGCTCTTCGTGGCGCTGGCCTTCGCCGCCGCGCCGGCCATGCCCGCCCCGGCCCAATCGCTCGCCGAGCGCCTGGAACGCGCCGCGCCCTACGATACGCTCCGCATTCCCGCCGGGACCTGGACCGAGACCACGCTCCACATCCGGAAGCCGGTCGTACTCGTGGGCGAGCCGGGAGCCCGGCTGAAAGGCGACGGATCGCACGAGTTGATCGTGATCCTGAGCGACGACGTGACCATCCAGGGGCTGGACCTGTCCGGCGTCGGTCGGACGTTCATGGAAGACCGGGCGGCCATCCGCGTGCAGGATGCATCGCGCTGCCGGATAGCCGACAATACCTTCAGCGATGTGTTTTTCGGCGTGTACATGGCCCGGGCGGCCGACTGCACGGTGTCGGGCAACACGCTGAGCGCCAATTTCGAGCGCGAAACCACAGGCGGCAACGCCATCCATTCGTGGTACAGCAACCGGCTGCATATCGTAGATAATGTCATTACCGGATTCCGGGACGGCATCTACCTCGAGTTCACGAACGATTCGGAGGTGGCCGGCAACCGCTCGGACCACAACCTGCGGTACGGATTGCATTTCATGTTCTCGGACCGCTGCAGCTACGACCGCAATTCGTTCTCGGACAACAGGGCCGGTGTGGCGGTCATGTACGCCGACGGGTTGTCCATGCGGGACAACACGTTCCAGCGGGCCTGGGGATCATCGGCCTACGGCCTCCTGCTCAAGGAAATCCGGCGGGGCGAAATCCTGGGCAACACGTTCCAGGGCAATTCCGTGGGCATCCTCATGGAATCGACCGATGCCATGGATTTCCACGGCAACCAGTTCCTCGAAAACGGTTGGGCCATCAAGATGATGGCGAGCTCCATCGGCAACACCTTTGAAGACAACGTCTTTGCCGGTAATACCTTCGACATCGCCACGAACAGCCGCTCGTCCACCAGTCGCTTCACGGCCAATTACTGGGACCGCTACACGGGCTACGACCTGGACCGCGACGGCTTCGGCGACGTCCCCTTCCGGCCCGTTTCGCTCTTTTCCGTACTCGCCGAGCGACACGAGGCCATGCTCTACCTGTACCGCAGCGTCCTCGTGGATCTGCTCAACACGGCCGAAAGCCTGCTCCCGGTGCTCACGCCCGTTGACCTGGCCGACCACCGTCCGCGCATGGTGCTACCAACAACAAGATGAAACTCCTTCCACACGATACGCCGCCCATCTCCATCAGCGGGCTCATGAAATCCTTCGGCACGAACCAGGTGCTGGCGGGCATTGACCTCACGTTCGGTGCGGGTGAAACCACCGCCATCGTCGGTCCGAACGGCGCCGGGAAAACGACGCTCATCAAGAGCCTGCTGGGGCTCGTCCACCCGGATGCCGGTGTCCTGGAAGTCGGAGGCCTGCCAGCCGGGTCGGACGGCGACTACCGCCGACTCATCGGATACATGCCGCAAAGTGCCCGTTTCCCCGACGGGATGTCGGCGCGCGACATGATTGCACTCGTCCGCCGCCTGCGTGACCCGAAGACACCCATCGATACCTCGCTCATCCGCACCCTCGGGCTTTCCGGCGAAATGGACAAGCCCTTCCGGACCCTGTCGGGCGGAACGCGGCAGAAAGTATCGGCGGTCCTCGCGTTCATGTACACGCCGCCCATCTATATCCTGGACGAGCCTACGGCCGGTCTGGACCCCGTGTCCAGCGCGGCCCTGAAGGACCACATCCTCGCGGTCCGCGAACGCGGGGCCACCGTGCTCCTGACGTCGCATGTCATGGCCGACCTCGAAGAGCTCTGCGATCGCATTGTCTTCCTTTTGGACGGACGCGTCCGCTTCGACGGATCGTTGTCGGATTTGCGCGCCCGCACCGGCCAACCCCGGCTCGAACGCGCCATTGCCCGCATCCTGGAGGGAGAAGCCGCATGAACACCGTCCAAACCATCTTCCGCTTCCAGGTCGGCGATGCACTCCGCAGCCGCTGGCTCATCCTGCACTTCCTGCTGTTCCTGTTGCTGACCGAAGGGCTGCTGCTGGCCTCCGGCTTCTCCGACAAGGCCCTTGTCAGCCTCATCAATGTGGTCCTGCTGCTGGTCCCCCTCATCAGTCTCGTGTTCGGGGTCATCCACCAGTACAACGCCCGCGAATTCGTGGAGCTGCTGCTGACCCAACCGGTGCGTCGCCGCGACCTGTTTGCCGGCCTGCTGGCGGGAATAGGCGTGCCCATGACGCTGTCGTTCGTCCTCGGGATATTCCTTCCGTTCGCCTGGCACGGCGGACTCGACCCGGTGCAGGGCTCGCGGTTGTTCGCGCTGCTCGGACTCGGATCCGTGCTCACGTTGACCTGCATTTCGGTCGCCGTAGCCGTCTCCATCCGGCAGACGGATCGCATCCGCGGCATTGGCCTCGCGCTGTTCCTGTGGCTGGCCTACGCCGTGCTGTTCGACGGCGCCATCATGCTGAGCGTCGTGCTGCTGGACCACTGGCCCATCGAGAAGGCCATGATCGTGGTAATGCTCATGAACCCCGTCGACATCATCCGCCTGGTCCTGCTGCAGGTGTTCGATGCCGCCGCCATGATGGGCTACACCGGCGCCGTGTTCACCCGATTCTTCGAAGATGGCATGGGATACGCCGTGGCCGCGACCGCCCTCTCGTTCTGGCTCATCCTGCCCACCTGGCTGGCCCGCCACGCATTCCTGCGGAAAGATTTCTGATGCGCGGCGTATTAGAAGGCTGTTGGGCATGTGGAGGACCTCTCGTTCGGAGCGGCATAACATTTGGATGATGTCATGCCGCCCGAACCCGAAGGGAACGAGGGGGTTACGGGCGGATACTGCGTCATGGCTCCTCCACGATACAGTAGCATCGCGTCGTCGCCCTTCCTTGTCTGCGCCTCGTAAGACCCCCGTTCGAGAGGCCCTCCACATGCCCAACAGCCTTCTGGCCGATGCCTTCCATCCTGTACCAGACCGAACACCTCGTCGTCGTCGACAAGCCGGCGGGCATGCTCGTGCACCGGACGGCCCGGGACAAGGACGAAACAACGTTCCTGGTGCAGACGGTGCGGGATATGACGGGGCGACACGTGTATCCCGTGCACCGGCTGGACAAGCCCACATCGGGGACGCTCATACTGGCGTTTGACCCGGAGACGACCGCCGATCTGTCTCGGCTTCTGGCCGAGCGGCGGTTGCACCGGACGTACGTCGCGCTCGTTCGGGGCTGGGTCCATGAGCCGGTGCGTATTGACTATCCATTGACACGGGTATCGGTCCGGGACGGTGGACCGGCAGATGCCCCCCGCCGCGAGGCCATTACCAACGTAGAGCCCGTGACGCTATATGATATTAAAGTACCTGCTGGAAGATATGATAGTGCTCGCTATACATATTTGAAGTTATATCCGGAGACCGGGCGAACGCACCAGCTTCGCAGGCATCTCAAGCACGTGAACCACCCCATAATCGGCGATCGCAAGTACGGGGATCGGGACCATAACGCGTTGTGGGCCAGCCCCGGCCTGTCTGGACTCATGCTGCACGCCCAATCCGTGACCCTCCCCGACGGGACGACCGTGGAAGCACCCCTGCCCGAGCGGTTTGTCCGGGCGCTGGAGTGGCTGTCGGGCGGGAATCAGTCCGAACCGAAGGGCGCGTTGGGCGCCCCGCCCTGAACATGGATGGTCCGCTGCGGGAAGGGGATTTCAATCCCGTCGGCGTCGAAGGCAGATTTGATGGCGCGGCGCAGTTGGCGCTCGGCCTCCCACTGTTCGCCCGGAATGACCATGACAATGACCCGTACGTTCACAGAGCTCTCGGCGAAGTCGGTAATGCCTTGTACCAGCGGATTTTCCTCTTTCAGGATATCCCGATGCTCTTCGGCCCATGCCAATGCCACCCGCTCCATGACCTGCATGACCCGCTCATGGTCATCGGCATAGGACAGGCCCACGTTCACGATGACGCGTGCGAAGTCGATGGAGCGGTTGCCGAACACGCGAAGTTCGCCGGCAGGCACCATGAGCAGTTCACCGTTGAACCGGCGCACTTTGATGAGGCGAACCCCGATGTACTCGACCACGCCCTCATCCTGCCCGATCCGGATGACGTCGCCCACGTGGATGGAATCGTCAAACAACAGCAACACCCCGGAAATCACATCCTTCACCAACGACTGCGCGCCAAAACCGATGGCAATACCGGCAATACCGGCCGTCGCCACAAGCGCAGCCACATCCACTTCCAGCTGACTCAGCACCGTGATGAAGGCCACCGGCCAGACGATGTAGCGGACCGTCGAAAGGAGCAGGCTTTTGATGGTAAATGCCCGCTGGCGCCGCGGATGGATGAGCGGAAGGTCCTCGAACCGGAGGGACCACCGGTGCGTCGCCTTGTCCGCAATACTGATGATGAACCACGCTGCAATCAAGATGACGGCGATCACGAGGCCCTTCTGGCCGATGGAGACCCACGCGCTCGCATCCAGCAGGCCGCCCTCGAACGCCTGGGCGATGGGGTCGGGCGACGCGGGGAGCGCGGCGGCGGAATCGGCCGCCGTACCGGCCGCATCCTGGGCCGATTTGAGCAACCGGAGGGCTTGTTGGGGCATCAAAGCCATTTCTTGCGTCGGAAATAATACAGAAGGACCACACCGATGGAGACCATGATTCCCCACGCGGCAAAATAACCATACTTCCAGTGCAGTTCGGGCATGACATCAAAGTTCATCCCGTAGATGCCCGCCACGAACGTCAGCGGAATGAAGATGCTGCCCATGATGGTCAGCACCTTCATGATCTCGTTCATCTTGTGGCTGATGGACGACAGGTAAAGGTCGTTCAGTCCGGAGAGCAGGTCCCGATACGTCTCCAGCATGTCCACCACCTGGATGGTATGGTCATATACATCCCGGAGATAGGCTTCCGTCTGGGGTTGGATGAGCTGCGAATCGTCCCGGGACATGGCGCTCAGCACTTCCCGGAGCGGCCAGATGGACTTCCGGATGGTCATGACCTCGCGCTTGGCGGTGTTTATCCGCGCAACGGTCGACTGGGTCGGGTTGCCCAGGACTTCCACCTCGATATCATCGATTTCCTCCCCCATGACCTCGATCACGAAGAAGTAGTGGTCCACGATGGTGTCCAGCAGGGCATACGCCAGGTAGTCGGGTCCCATGGCCCGGATAATGCCCTTTCCGGCGCGCAACCGGTTGCGTACAGGCTCGAAAACGTCGCCGGGCTGCTCCTGGAAACTGTAAACGTGCGTGCGGGTCAGGACGATGGACACCTGCTCCTGGTGCAGCACCTCTTCGGCATCGTAGTGCAGCATCTTGACCACGATATAGAGCGAATCGTCATCATACCGCTCCAGCTTGGGCCGCTGTGTGGGATGGACAATGTCCTCCATCACTAACTTGTGCAGGTCGAGCTCGTCCCCTATGCGTCGAACGATATCCACATCGTGGATACCGGATATGTTCACCCACGTCGTGGTCTCCGGAGACTGGGAACGCTCGAAGACGTCATCGGTCAGTTCACCCGACTCAAGGAAGGTATCCTCGTTGTAGTCGAAGACGTGGATCTCGATGGGCTCCTCGCGCTTTGGGCCCGTGTAGATCAGGGTGCCGGGGGCTAATCCCGGTTTTTTGTGTTTTGCCATACCGCAGTATCCGGATACAGAACGAGCCACGCAAATGCAAAGACGTCCATATGGACGAGTTTTTTCTATTCCGGCGCGTCCCGCCGTAACGAATGGCATGGGACGTACACCTACACCGTACGTTCACACAATCACAACCCCAATGCAACAATACATCCCACTCATCGGTCGCATTCTGTTCTCCATGATCTTCATCATGGTCGGATTCATGCACTTCATGGACGTCGAAGGAATGAGCATGATGGTGCCGTCCTTCCTGCCCGCTCCCGCGTTCTTCGTCTACCTTACGGGCCTCATGTTGGTCGCCGGTGGCTTCAGCGTCCTGCTCGGCTACAAGGCGAAAATCGGAGGACTCATTCTGGCTGCCTTCCTCATGTCAACGTCCCTGTTGGTATTCCTTCCGCAGGTCGGCGGTGACGATCCGACGCCCATGATGATGATGCTCAAGGACATGTCCATGGCGGGCGGTGCACTCTTGATCTCCTACTTTGGCGCCGGCCCAATCAGCATGGATGCGAAGAACGCCGTCAGCTGAATTGAGCGTGGGCCCGGTCGGCGATTTCCCGGCCGATGGCCAGGCAGGCCGTGGCCGCCGGAGACGGTGCGTTGCACACGTGCAGCATGCCGTCCGCCTCCAGGATCACGAAATCCTCCACCATGTTGCCATCCTTGTCCAGGGCCTGGGCGCGGATGCCCGAGCGGCACGGCAACAGATCCTGCGCCTTCACGCCGGGCACCAGGCGGCGCACGGCTTTCAGGTACTGCCGTTTGGAAACCGTACGCGCCATTTCCTGCAGGCCGGTGCGCCAGTGGGCACGCGCCAGCCGCCGGAATCCGGCAAAGCCCACCGCCTCCCGCAAATCCTCGACGCTCCACGTCGCCAGGTCGTACCCCTCGCGGGCAGTGGCGAGGACGGCGTTCGGGCCCACCTCCACGCGGTCGTCAATCATGCGCGTCAGATGCACGCCCAGGAACGGGTAGGCCGGATTCGGGACGGGGTAAATGAGGTTCCGGCACAGCGTGCGGGCCGCAGGGGTCAGTTCGTAATAGACGCCCCGGAACGGGACGATCTGCATGCCGGGGTCCAGGCCGGAGAGGCGGGCGAGGCGATCCGCGTGGAGACCGGCACATGCCACGACGAGCCCGGCCTCGAAGAGGGTCGGGGCGTCTCCGGCCCCACCCTTCCCTGACCCTGAACCTGGCACTGCCGCCCGAACCAGCGTTCGGCCGCCGGACCGATCCATGGCCACTACCTCCACGCCCGTCACAATCCGATGCCCCGCATCGGTCAATCGCCCGGCCAACGCACGGCACACGCCCGGGTAATCCACAATGCCCGCATCGGGAACGTGAATGGCTTCCACCCCCGTGGCGGCGGGCTCGAGCGCCGCCAGACGCGCCGGGCCAATCAATTCGTTCCGGATGCCATTCTCGCGCCCCCGCTCGGCAATCGCATGCAGCCCATCGACTTCCGACGCATCGACAGCCACGATCACCTTTCCGCACGTATCGTAGGCCACGCCGTGAGCATCACAGAAAGCGACAAGATCGCGGCGGCCCTCCCGACACAACCGCGCCTTCAGGGATCCCGGCTTGTAGTAGATGCCACTGTGCAGCACACCCGAGTTGCGCCCCGACTGGTGCATCCCCACCGCCGGCTCCTTTTCCAGGACGGTTATCGACCGCCCGGGATGCCGCTCGGACAACGCCAGCGCCGTCGCCAGACCCACCAGACCGCCGCCGATAACGACGACATCCGAGCGTTGACTCATGCGTACTTGGCCGGCATGCCGTTGTTGGCCAGGTACAGCATGGCATCGTTGAACCGCTCAATCTCTTCCATCGTCGTATAGACGTTGGCGGTCACGCGCAGGCCTTCGAATTCGGCATGCTTGATGGGCGTCGCAATAATGCGGTGTTCGCCCCACAGGAACCGCCCGACGGCCGACGTATCGATCCCCTCAATCTGGACGGTGCCAATGCAGCAGGAATACGGGGTTTTCTGGGAGGTATGCAGGCGGACGCGGTCATGCTCCAGCAGCACATTGGCCCAGGAATCCCTCAGATACCGCAGGCGCGCTTCCTTGCGCGCCGGGCCAATGCCCTGGTGGAAGGTCAGCGCTTCCCCGATGGCAATGAAGTTCGCCGCCGGATGCGTTCCGATTTCCTCGAACTTCCGGATGTTGTCATCCATGGTCTCGGGCGCGGCCATCATGGGCCACAAATCCTTGATCTTTTCCTTGCGGACATAGAGCATGCCCGTGCCGTGCGGCGCGAACAGCCATTTGTGGAGGCTCGTGGCGTAATAGTCGCAATCCAGGTCCTCGTGCGTGAAGTCCCAGTGGGCGAACGAGTGGGCGCCGTCCACGATCACCGGAATGCCGCGTTTGCGCGCCATCTGGACGACCTTCTTGACCGGCAGGATCTGCCCCGTGATGTTCACGATGTGGCACATCAGGATGACCTTCGTGCGCGGGGTGATGTTCTCCTCGAACAGCCGTACGACTTCGTCGTCATCCTCGGCGGGAATGGGCAGCGGAAACTGCTTCAACACAATACCTTCCCGGCGCTCCCGCTGCTTGAACGTCGTGATCATGCGGCCGTAGTCGTGCGTCGTCGTGAGCACTTCATCTCCCGCCTGCAGGTCGATGCCGAGCTGACAGATCTGCAGCCCTTCCGATGCGTTCCGCGTGATGGCGATTTCCTCGGAATCGCACTTGAACTGCCGCGCCAGACGCTGCCGGACCCCTTCCTTCTGGGGCTCCAGGATCTGCCACATGCCGTAGACCGGCGCTTCGTTCGAATAGTCCAGGTGCCGTTTCATGGCTTCCTGAACACTGGCCGGCGCCGGGCTCACCCCGCCGTTGTTCAGGTTGACCAGCGACCGGTCCACCGTGAAGGCCTGCTGGACTTCACGCCAGAACGACTCGTCCCGGGCAATTTCCTGCGGCGTGCCGCTCCAGGACGATACTGTGTCCAGGAATTCGGAGATGGAAGCGGGATTGAACGTGGCTACGGCCATTCCGGCGGTAGCGACCTGGCCTGTACGGCCCAGGAATCGGCGGCGAGAGAGCATGGGATGGGACATCTGGTGGATGGTCCCCCCAATGTATCATGTTCTGTCGACGAATTCCACGCGACCGCGCTCAAGGACGGGCTCGTAATAGCCCGCCACCTGCCGGCCCAGGTAATAGATGGCCGCCATGGTGACAATGAAGAGCAACGTCGCGAAGATGGGAATCCGGTAGGACTCCTCCATCCGCTCTTCGGGGGCTATGTGCAAGCGTGGTTCCACTCTTGTACGAACGTTTGAAAACGCGGGATTTGCCATTTTGGCTTTGTTACGGCACCAAAAAAGACCGGATCCGCACCCCGTGCACGTTCAGGTCGGGGTCTACCGCCTCCCGGAACACCCGGAAGGAATCCGCCGGAATGTCGTGCACGACAATGTGCATGCCGTGCGTCCGGATGTTGTCCTCATCGAAAAGCGATACCTGCAGCTGCACAACCGGAAGATGCGTCCCGCTCAGGTTCACCACTTTTCCGGTGATGATGCGCGCATCGCCCGGCAGCCGTTGATACGCCAGGTCATCCACCCGGAGCGCCGGGCCGGACTCGGACTCGCCCCCACAGCCGACCGATGCGCCGAGAAGGCCGAGCAGGCCGAGCAGCAGTAATCTTACCAAGGATCTTCTCACCGTGGACCGACTCAACCAGTAATACCCGTACAAAGTAGAATGAGCGCATTCCGCAGGACGTACGTGCAGTGTGCCGAACGGTTGCCCAGTGGAAGAGTTGCGTCTTGGCCGCCCCCGTGTCTGATGTAACAACAAGACGAGAGAAGAGGCGAACGTGGCATCGGACGAATTCTGGAAAGACGCCATAGAGGCGTATTTCAAGGACTTTATGGAATTATTCTGGCCCGTGGCACACGGGGACATCGATTGGTCGCAGCCCGTAGTATGGCGCGACAAGGAGTTGCAAAAGCTGTTGCCGGACAATGTCAATGGAAAGCGCTTCGTGGACAAGCTTGTTGAGGTCAATTGCACGAAAGGAGATCGCGCCCTCGTACTCGTTCACATTGAAGTCCAGTCTTCAAAAGACGTGACATTTTCCAAGCGAATGTTCACGTACCATTACCGGATTCGGGACCGCTACGACTGCCCGGTATTCAGCTGTGCTGTCCTCGCAGACGGCAATCCCTCTTGGAGGCCGAGTTCTTGGTACGATGAAATCTGGGGCTGCGGCATTCGGATGGAATTCCCAGTGGTCAAGCTCCTCGACTGGCGAGACAGGTGGGATGAATTGTCAGCCAGCAAGAACCCTATGGGAATGTTGATTCAGGCACTTTTGACTGTTCAGGCGACCTCCCGGGATTTGCCCGCCCGAAGCCAATGGAAACTTGCTGCCGTGTTCCAGCTTTATGAAAAAGGGTACGGCCGGGCTGAAGTCCGCCGCCTGTTTCGTTTTATTGATTGGGTCGTCGAACTTCCCGAAGAGCTTTCGCGTCAGTTCGAACAAGCGTTGATTGAAACCGAGAGGACCAGAAAAATGCCATACATTACTACCATTGAGCGCTCTGGCATCCGGAAGGGAAAGGAACTGGGCCTGAAAAAGGGCAAGGAGTTGGGCAGGCTGGAGGTTGCCAAGGAGAGCATTGTGGACGCCCTGGAGGTTCGTTTTGGTTCGGTCACGCCGGAATTGCGGACCCGGATTGGGCAATTGACGGACGTGGAGGCCTGTAAGGCCTTACATAAGCAAGCGATTTCCGCCATGACACTTGGGGAATTTATCCAACTACTCGAGTTCAGCGGAAACACAGACTAAAAGGCTGTTATAGAGGTGGAGGGCCTGCAAGCTGAGAGTGGTTGTGGTAAGGTAGGCTGAGCCTATCCCGTCGTGTCGTTCAGTCCAGCCCGTGGGCGGCGGCGATTTCTTCGGCGGTTTTGATGTCCGCGGCGGCGCCCGGAATGAGGCGTTTTTCGACCAGGATGTTTTCGAGGACGAGGACGTCCATGTGCGTGTCGAGGAAACAGCGAATGGCGTCGGCCGGGGTGCAGACGATGGGTTCGCCGCGCACATTGAAGCTGGTATTCACCAGGACGGGACAGCCGGTTTCGGCTTCGAAGGCCGAAAGGAGCGCGTGGAAACGGGGATCGGAGTCCTTCGACACCGTCTGTACGCGCGCGGATCCGTCCACATGGGTGACGGCGGGAATGTCGGACCGCCGGACCGGGGCCACGAGCAGCATGTAGGGGCTCTCCTCCCCATCCAGACCGAACCAGTCGTCGGCTCGCTCGGCCAGGACGCTCGGGGCGAAGGGCCGGAAGCTCTCCCTGAATTTGATCTTCACGTTGACGCGCCGTTGGGTGTCTTCGCCGCGCGGATCGGCCAGGATGGAACGACCGCCGAGCGCCCTCGGCCCGAACTCCATACGCCCCTGGAACCAGCCCACGACCAACCCCTGGGCCAGGAGTTGTGCGACGCGGGCGTAATCGTCGGGCGAAAGTTCTTCGACGGCTGAGTCCGGAATGGACGCATCGGATAGCGCCTGCCGGATTTCCGGGGCGCTGAACGCGGGGCCCAGCCGCGAGCTTTGCATCGCATCAGGAAACGTGACCGTCCGCTCTTTCCCCATGGCCATATGCCACACTGCCAGCGCCGCGCCGAGCGCCCCGCCGGCATCGCCCGAGGCGGGTTGGAACCAGACCTGCCGGAAGGGTCCTTCCCGCAAGAGCCGCCCGTTGGCCACACAGTTGAGCGCCACGCCGCCCGCCATGCACAGGTTTTCCAGGCCGGTTTCGCGGTGGACGTGCCGGGCCATGGCGAGCACGGCATCTTCCGTGACGACCTGGATGGAGCGTGCCAAATCCTTCTCCCGTTGTGTGAGCAGCGCTTCTGCCTGCCGGCGCGGCCCATCGAACATCTCTTCGAACACCTTCCCGGTCATGGTGAGGCCACGCGAGAAGGTGAACGCATCCATGTGGAGCCGGAAGGAGCCATCGTCGCGCAAATCTATCAACCGATCGCGGATGCGGTCCACATAGCGCGGTTCGCCGTAGGGCGCGAGGCCCATCAATTTGTATTCGCCGGAGTTGACGCGGAAGCCGCAGAAGTAGGTGAATGCACTGTAGAGCAGCCCGAGAGAATGGGGGAAATGTTGCTCGGCGAGAAGCTCTAGCGTGCTGCCCCGACCCACGCCGAACGACGTGGTGGCCCACTCCCCGACCCCGTCTGTCGTGAGGATGGCCGATTCCGCAAATGGCGACGGGAAAAACGCGCTCGCCGCGTGGCTTTCATGGTGCTCCGGGTAGAACAGTTCACCCTCGTAGCCCAATTCCTTCCGGATGAGGTCGGGAATCCAGAGCTTCTGTTTCAGCCAGAGTGGCATGGCTTTCAGGAACGACGGGAAGCCGCTTGGCGCATGGGAAACATAGGTTTCCAGCAAGCGCTCGAATTTCAGGAAGGGCTTGTCGTAGAAGGCCACGGCGTCCAGGTCGGCGACGGAAATGCCCGCTTCCGCGAGACAATACTGGATGGCGTGCCTCGGAAAATCCGGATCGTGCTTGCGCCGCGTGAACCGCTCTTCCTGCGCCGCGGCCACCAATCGGCCGTCCTGGACCAGACACGCCGCCGAGTCATGGTACCAGCACGATATGCCGAGTATGTTCACCTGGAGACCCCTATTCGAGCTCAGAAAGCGAGGCCTGCAACCGGACGATTTCGGCGCGGGCGTCTTCGGCCTTGGTCCGTTCGCGGGCCACGACATCGGCCGGGGCCTTCGACACGAACTGCTCGTTGGACAGCTTGCGCTCGACGCCGTTCATGAACGAGGTCTTCTGGTCGATTTCCTTCTGGAGGCGTTCGCGCT of Rhodothermales bacterium contains these proteins:
- the lhgO gene encoding L-2-hydroxyglutarate oxidase, which encodes MSQRSDVVVIGGGLVGLATALALSERHPGRSITVLEKEPAVGMHQSGRNSGVLHSGIYYKPGSLKARLCREGRRDLVAFCDAHGVAYDTCGKVIVAVDASEVDGLHAIAERGRENGIRNELIGPARLAALEPAATGVEAIHVPDAGIVDYPGVCRALAGRLTDAGHRIVTGVEVVAMDRSGGRTLVRAAVPGSGSGKGGAGDAPTLFEAGLVVACAGLHADRLARLSGLDPGMQIVPFRGVYYELTPAARTLCRNLIYPVPNPAYPFLGVHLTRMIDDRVEVGPNAVLATAREGYDLATWSVEDLREAVGFAGFRRLARAHWRTGLQEMARTVSKRQYLKAVRRLVPGVKAQDLLPCRSGIRAQALDKDGNMVEDFVILEADGMLHVCNAPSPAATACLAIGREIADRAHAQFS
- a CDS encoding carbamoyltransferase, which codes for MNILGISCWYHDSAACLVQDGRLVAAAQEERFTRRKHDPDFPRHAIQYCLAEAGISVADLDAVAFYDKPFLKFERLLETYVSHAPSGFPSFLKAMPLWLKQKLWIPDLIRKELGYEGELFYPEHHESHAASAFFPSPFAESAILTTDGVGEWATTSFGVGRGSTLELLAEQHFPHSLGLLYSAFTYFCGFRVNSGEYKLMGLAPYGEPRYVDRIRDRLIDLRDDGSFRLHMDAFTFSRGLTMTGKVFEEMFDGPRRQAEALLTQREKDLARSIQVVTEDAVLAMARHVHRETGLENLCMAGGVALNCVANGRLLREGPFRQVWFQPASGDAGGALGAALAVWHMAMGKERTVTFPDAMQSSRLGPAFSAPEIRQALSDASIPDSAVEELSPDDYARVAQLLAQGLVVGWFQGRMEFGPRALGGRSILADPRGEDTQRRVNVKIKFRESFRPFAPSVLAERADDWFGLDGEESPYMLLVAPVRRSDIPAVTHVDGSARVQTVSKDSDPRFHALLSAFEAETGCPVLVNTSFNVRGEPIVCTPADAIRCFLDTHMDVLVLENILVEKRLIPGAAADIKTAEEIAAAHGLD
- a CDS encoding aminotransferase class V-fold PLP-dependent enzyme, with the translated sequence MLSRRRFLGRTGQVATAGMAVATFNPASISEFLDTVSSWSGTPQEIARDESFWREVQQAFTVDRSLVNLNNGGVSPAPASVQEAMKRHLDYSNEAPVYGMWQILEPQKEGVRQRLARQFKCDSEEIAITRNASEGLQICQLGIDLQAGDEVLTTTHDYGRMITTFKQRERREGIVLKQFPLPIPAEDDDEVVRLFEENITPRTKVILMCHIVNITGQILPVKKVVQMARKRGIPVIVDGAHSFAHWDFTHEDLDCDYYATSLHKWLFAPHGTGMLYVRKEKIKDLWPMMAAPETMDDNIRKFEEIGTHPAANFIAIGEALTFHQGIGPARKEARLRYLRDSWANVLLEHDRVRLHTSQKTPYSCCIGTVQIEGIDTSAVGRFLWGEHRIIATPIKHAEFEGLRVTANVYTTMEEIERFNDAMLYLANNGMPAKYA